One Candidatus Korarchaeum sp. DNA segment encodes these proteins:
- a CDS encoding glycosyltransferase family 39 protein — MSKSFSLGLLISILISLSFSLYTYGEASSPKYRGDSYYVSDEVWYVTSSRNLLHEVFGLRPIYSSQGYQYVTLVFKSERELREYFEWLNETLLSLGGSIERSNYTLTGDGIPILWVGVPESRVAELERMVFGRAELRYGFEYPSKAGITDYLNLEHPPLGKYLIMLSMLALGDEPTSWRVPGILEGSLLIVIVYLVVCRLLNPFWGVLASISLALDPIIQAMSIVAMLDIHLAFFTGLTLLLVVYDRPLAASITSWLAFSVKFSGLFALLFTYLYLRIYRREGLSKSALLCLAPGSLYLLISLPLINHLGFERWVHENLSAFVWHTTSRGSGPTPSPPWAWFLNLAPMMLHISPDLMARVNLVSYSLAGTFSLLLFPLLVRRERSYLPMMMILSIIAGYTLVYIAGNRTLYSFYAVQLAPSVASSFSISLFYLIMMDEELSNFIASNWRGVLRAILQGGLELPDELKPLKILLSGGYRTYYVLSMVFSTFLSLLMHSSLSIPGTPVFMAGEQGFGLSSLLSDLLIRSSDSLVLREILFGSIALISILLVSLDLLELRVDPHPLTISLVLLSGYDWSLLSLSLALESVLAVRRGRRYLSAILLAISSSMNPLSLFLFPLALERSKKSFLIFLGTLIPLTLSGPTWPREAVGGVLNPLAGTYAPLIALATSLLLTWYLMRFDRFWSSIIGIGSMVLLSGSKPSWGLIGVALLSGSPISPLIELLLSLSLITYANPSLLSSPLFKCRATSPNESCSDPFIAVTVASLILLYLGARGISRKLFRNIG, encoded by the coding sequence ATGAGTAAGTCGTTCTCCTTAGGCCTGCTGATATCCATCTTGATCTCCCTCTCCTTCTCCCTCTACACTTACGGTGAGGCCTCCTCCCCTAAGTACAGGGGGGACAGTTACTACGTGAGTGATGAGGTGTGGTACGTCACCTCCTCCAGGAACCTGCTCCACGAGGTCTTCGGACTGAGGCCAATTTACTCCTCTCAAGGCTACCAATACGTTACCCTTGTCTTCAAGTCGGAGCGAGAGTTACGGGAGTACTTCGAATGGCTCAATGAGACCCTCCTCTCGTTGGGAGGGAGCATCGAGAGGTCCAACTATACCCTCACCGGCGATGGGATCCCGATCCTATGGGTGGGGGTTCCCGAGTCGAGGGTAGCGGAGCTCGAGAGGATGGTCTTTGGGAGAGCTGAGTTGAGGTACGGCTTCGAGTACCCATCCAAAGCGGGTATAACTGATTACTTGAACCTGGAGCATCCTCCTCTAGGCAAGTACCTCATCATGCTCTCGATGCTCGCATTGGGAGACGAGCCCACGAGCTGGAGGGTTCCAGGGATCTTAGAGGGCTCCTTGCTCATAGTCATAGTCTATTTAGTGGTATGCAGACTTTTAAATCCATTTTGGGGAGTTCTAGCATCTATCTCGCTCGCTTTAGACCCGATAATTCAGGCCATGAGCATAGTAGCCATGCTAGATATCCACCTCGCTTTCTTCACCGGCTTGACGCTCCTCCTCGTGGTCTACGATAGGCCGTTAGCGGCCTCGATAACATCGTGGCTCGCTTTCTCAGTCAAGTTCAGCGGGTTATTCGCGCTCCTCTTCACGTACCTCTACCTGAGGATATACAGGAGGGAGGGGCTCTCCAAGTCCGCCCTCCTCTGCTTGGCCCCCGGCTCCCTCTATCTGCTGATATCCTTACCCCTCATCAATCACCTGGGTTTCGAGAGGTGGGTCCATGAGAACTTGAGCGCCTTCGTGTGGCACACGACCAGTAGGGGGAGCGGACCTACTCCCTCTCCTCCTTGGGCCTGGTTCCTTAACTTAGCTCCGATGATGCTTCACATAAGCCCTGATCTGATGGCTAGGGTTAATCTAGTGTCTTATTCTTTAGCGGGAACCTTCTCCCTCCTGCTCTTCCCTCTCCTCGTGAGGAGGGAGAGGAGCTACTTGCCGATGATGATGATCCTTTCGATAATCGCTGGCTACACGCTAGTTTACATAGCGGGTAATAGGACCCTCTACAGTTTTTACGCTGTTCAACTAGCGCCATCCGTCGCCTCTTCCTTCTCGATCTCCCTGTTCTACTTGATAATGATGGACGAGGAGTTGAGTAACTTCATCGCGAGCAACTGGAGGGGGGTCCTGAGAGCGATCCTACAAGGGGGGCTGGAGTTACCTGATGAGCTCAAACCACTTAAGATCCTCCTATCTGGGGGATACAGGACTTATTACGTCCTATCAATGGTCTTCTCGACCTTCCTCTCCCTCCTAATGCACTCGAGCCTCAGTATCCCGGGTACTCCGGTCTTCATGGCAGGGGAACAGGGCTTCGGCCTCTCGTCCCTACTGAGCGACCTCCTCATCCGATCTTCAGATAGCCTCGTGTTGAGGGAGATCCTCTTCGGGTCCATAGCCTTGATATCGATCCTCTTGGTATCCTTAGACCTCTTGGAGCTTAGGGTCGATCCTCACCCTCTCACCATCTCACTCGTCCTCCTCTCGGGGTACGATTGGAGCCTCCTGTCCCTATCCCTAGCTTTGGAGTCAGTATTAGCTGTGAGGAGAGGTAGAAGATACCTATCAGCTATATTGCTGGCTATCTCATCTTCCATGAACCCTCTTAGCCTATTCTTATTCCCCTTGGCTCTAGAGAGATCGAAGAAGAGCTTCCTCATCTTCCTGGGGACGCTCATCCCCCTAACCCTCTCAGGCCCTACTTGGCCGAGGGAAGCCGTTGGTGGCGTTCTCAACCCACTGGCTGGGACCTACGCTCCCCTAATCGCTCTCGCCACATCGCTCCTCTTAACTTGGTACCTTATGAGGTTCGATCGTTTCTGGAGTTCCATCATCGGGATCGGTTCAATGGTCCTCTTATCGGGTTCTAAACCATCTTGGGGACTCATTGGGGTCGCCCTTCTCTCCGGTTCCCCTATCTCCCCTTTAATCGAGTTACTCCTCTCACTCTCCCTGATAACCTACGCTAACCCATCCCTCCTCTCCTCCCCGCTGTTCAAGTGCAGAGCTACGAGTCCGAATGAGAGCTGCTCGGACCCCTTCATAGCGGTTACGGTCGCATCGCTCATCTTACTCTACTTGGGTGCGAGAGGGATCTCCCGGAAACTTTTTAGGAACATCGGCTAA
- a CDS encoding glycosyltransferase family 2 protein — MSIVVPTYNERGNLEELLARVSSSLRGVSYEVIIVDDSSTDGTAEAALALSRELPVRVIIRPPRSGLSSAVLDGFRAARGDILCVMDADLQHPPELLPELYRRASNYDIVIASRYVEGGSVEGWSPLRKLLSKGSILLARLLIPRVRRIKDVSSGYFAVRRGCLDLDRMNPRGFKILLEVLAKGGWSSFTELPYAFGTRKSGKSKLGVKTIISYLLHVLELSSPFLRFFIVGAAGTLVNLLSLWLMRYPLGLEHELASVAAIEVSLVNNFILNDVWTFRRKRRGGFIRALLNYHLTNSMGVLTQFTVSTSLHRLVGFESLISQFFGIILGFIVNYSLSRRLVWWYDE, encoded by the coding sequence ATGAGCATAGTAGTACCCACTTACAATGAGAGGGGAAACCTGGAGGAGCTCCTAGCTAGGGTGAGCTCCTCACTGAGGGGGGTGAGCTATGAGGTCATAATCGTGGACGATAGCTCGACTGACGGTACCGCCGAGGCGGCCCTCGCTCTCTCAAGGGAGCTCCCCGTTAGGGTGATAATCAGGCCCCCGAGGTCGGGCCTTTCCTCAGCTGTCCTAGACGGATTCAGAGCTGCTAGGGGAGATATCCTCTGTGTTATGGATGCTGATCTTCAGCATCCACCTGAGCTCCTCCCAGAGCTCTATAGGAGAGCCTCTAACTACGATATCGTCATAGCATCTAGATACGTTGAGGGCGGTTCCGTTGAGGGGTGGAGCCCATTGAGGAAGCTCCTATCGAAAGGATCGATACTTCTAGCGAGGCTCCTGATCCCTAGGGTCAGGAGGATCAAGGACGTCTCCTCAGGGTACTTCGCCGTCAGGAGGGGTTGCTTGGACTTGGATAGGATGAACCCCAGGGGCTTCAAGATACTGTTGGAGGTGCTCGCTAAGGGGGGTTGGTCGAGCTTCACGGAGCTACCCTACGCCTTCGGTACGAGGAAATCAGGCAAGTCAAAGTTAGGGGTTAAAACGATAATAAGCTATCTATTGCATGTCTTAGAGCTCTCTTCACCATTCTTGAGGTTCTTTATCGTTGGAGCTGCTGGTACTTTGGTCAACCTGCTCTCACTCTGGTTGATGAGGTACCCCCTCGGGCTCGAGCATGAGCTCGCCTCCGTAGCAGCGATAGAGGTATCCCTCGTCAACAACTTCATCCTCAATGACGTATGGACCTTCAGGAGGAAGAGGAGAGGGGGCTTCATAAGGGCCCTCCTGAATTACCACTTGACGAACTCCATGGGAGTGTTGACGCAGTTCACCGTATCCACCTCACTCCACAGACTGGTCGGATTCGAGTCCCTCATATCCCAATTCTTCGGGATAATCCTAGGCTTCATCGTGAATTACTCATTGAGCAGGAGGTTAGTCTGGTGGTACGATGAGTAA
- the rsgA gene encoding GTPase RsgA, which produces MRPGMRLASWSEIRKFIGRSNLVLEVLDSRDPWTTRSRKLEEIASSMGRKVLVVINKSDLVPKQVLDDWVKVFREEGLKAIYVSARERMGTMKLRRFMKKEAPAIPAIVLVAGFPKVGKSSIINVLKGRSSASTSPIPGNPGYTRSFQLFRVERGLYLVDSPGIIPVEGGPLEAVMRGCPPERLSDPVGVAASLIERALRADPSAIRRTYGIEETDPILIIEELARRRGWILRGGEVNVGEAARQIVRDYHDHRLNFYVTPKELGLV; this is translated from the coding sequence ATGCGGCCAGGCATGAGACTCGCGAGCTGGAGCGAGATAAGGAAGTTCATCGGGAGATCCAACTTAGTACTGGAGGTATTAGATTCGAGGGATCCTTGGACGACGAGGAGCAGGAAGCTGGAGGAAATAGCCTCTTCCATGGGGAGGAAGGTTTTAGTGGTGATCAACAAATCGGACCTCGTGCCTAAGCAGGTACTGGATGATTGGGTGAAGGTGTTCAGGGAGGAAGGCCTGAAGGCTATTTACGTGAGCGCTAGGGAGAGGATGGGGACGATGAAACTGAGGAGGTTCATGAAGAAGGAGGCTCCCGCGATTCCAGCTATTGTGCTTGTAGCGGGCTTCCCCAAGGTCGGGAAGAGCTCGATAATAAACGTGCTGAAGGGGAGGTCCTCAGCGTCCACGAGCCCCATCCCCGGGAACCCGGGTTACACGAGATCCTTCCAGTTGTTCAGGGTGGAGAGGGGCCTCTACTTAGTGGACTCTCCGGGGATAATCCCGGTGGAGGGTGGGCCCCTGGAGGCTGTTATGAGGGGCTGTCCTCCCGAGCGGTTGAGCGATCCCGTGGGGGTGGCGGCATCCCTCATAGAGAGGGCCCTCAGGGCGGATCCTAGCGCTATTAGGAGAACTTACGGTATTGAGGAAACAGATCCAATTCTCATAATAGAGGAGCTGGCTAGGAGGAGGGGCTGGATCCTGAGGGGAGGGGAGGTGAACGTGGGGGAGGCCGCCAGGCAGATAGTGAGGGACTATCACGATCACAGACTCAACTTCTACGTAACACCGAAGGAGTTAGGTTTAGTTTAA
- a CDS encoding GIY-YIG nuclease family protein, translating to MRSSGGYLRVGALGTFEVPEGILAYVGSAYGPGGLIARISRHFRKGKRLRWHVDYLTESGLVEVEEALALPSVRERELLEVVMGFGEPLIPGFGCSDSRGDITHLFKLKDHIRLREFLIDKYSAQELH from the coding sequence ATGAGGTCCTCAGGTGGCTACCTCAGGGTAGGGGCATTGGGGACCTTCGAGGTGCCTGAAGGAATTCTAGCTTACGTTGGTTCTGCCTACGGTCCCGGTGGCCTAATAGCCAGGATCTCCAGGCACTTCAGAAAGGGGAAACGTCTCAGGTGGCACGTGGACTACCTCACGGAGAGCGGCCTAGTGGAGGTCGAGGAGGCCCTAGCGCTGCCCTCGGTCAGGGAGAGGGAGCTCCTCGAGGTGGTGATGGGCTTCGGGGAACCCTTGATCCCGGGGTTCGGTTGCTCCGACTCCAGGGGAGATATCACACACTTATTCAAGCTGAAGGACCATATCCGATTGAGGGAGTTCCTGATCGATAAGTACTCCGCTCAAGAGCTCCATTAA
- a CDS encoding HAD-IIA family hydrolase, with translation MPKPLLKEYDLIILDIDGVVWLDGKPIESSVRAINAIKDQVSVAFVTNNSTRHRRDIVSQMRTIGIPWVSEREVFTSASTLASLSSKLGLRRCYVIGESGLLAELEEAGLEISEEGDVCVGLDRSFDYTKLSIAVRNIISGSMFLATNEDRLLPTPAGFVPGAGAIVAAISAACNRGPDVVVGKPNPMMFLQVSSSFGARRPLVVGDVPETDILGAMRAGMDSALLVRELSVDLGGIKPRPKYVLSSLEELIS, from the coding sequence ATGCCCAAGCCTCTGCTGAAGGAGTATGACCTCATCATCTTGGACATAGATGGGGTCGTCTGGCTCGATGGGAAGCCTATAGAGAGCTCTGTAAGAGCCATCAATGCTATTAAGGATCAGGTAAGCGTGGCCTTCGTAACTAACAACTCCACTAGACACAGAAGGGATATAGTGAGTCAGATGAGAACCATAGGGATTCCCTGGGTCTCCGAGAGGGAAGTTTTCACTAGCGCCAGCACGTTAGCCAGTCTCTCGAGCAAGCTGGGCCTCAGGAGGTGCTACGTCATAGGGGAGAGCGGTTTGCTTGCTGAGCTGGAGGAAGCCGGTCTGGAGATCTCCGAGGAGGGTGATGTCTGTGTCGGCTTAGATAGGAGCTTCGATTACACGAAGCTGAGCATAGCCGTGAGGAACATAATCTCGGGCTCCATGTTCCTCGCCACCAATGAGGACAGGCTGCTGCCCACGCCGGCCGGTTTCGTGCCGGGAGCCGGAGCTATAGTGGCAGCCATATCAGCTGCCTGTAACAGGGGACCTGACGTCGTAGTGGGTAAGCCGAACCCGATGATGTTCCTACAGGTCTCCTCAAGCTTCGGCGCCAGGAGACCCTTGGTAGTGGGAGACGTCCCTGAGACCGATATCCTAGGGGCGATGAGAGCGGGCATGGATTCGGCCCTCCTAGTTAGGGAGCTCTCGGTCGACTTAGGGGGGATAAAGCCACGGCCAAAGTACGTTTTAAGCAGCTTAGAGGAGCTGATCAGCTGA
- a CDS encoding archaemetzincin, whose translation MRRVPVRIVPAGFIYYWILEYLQANLPKAYPVEIRIQHNPLKIPNFVYTKNSQIMSEAFLNYLRAVDNWPRDERILAVVEGDARSTGTNFVFGQAEVGGRLGAVYIVRLNPEFYGSGENDGLFLLRILKEASHELGHILGLGHCSNLRCVMSFSNSVWEVDRKSWLPCEDCRGRLLSLDAQASAEGV comes from the coding sequence ATGAGGAGGGTCCCCGTCAGGATAGTCCCGGCCGGTTTCATATACTACTGGATACTGGAGTACCTTCAGGCTAACCTCCCGAAAGCTTATCCAGTTGAAATCAGGATCCAGCATAATCCGCTGAAGATCCCTAATTTCGTCTACACCAAGAACTCCCAGATAATGAGCGAGGCTTTCCTGAATTACTTAAGAGCTGTGGACAACTGGCCGAGGGATGAGAGGATACTGGCTGTAGTTGAGGGTGATGCCCGCTCCACCGGTACCAACTTCGTCTTCGGCCAAGCCGAGGTTGGAGGGAGGTTAGGGGCTGTCTACATAGTCAGGCTCAATCCCGAGTTCTACGGTAGCGGGGAGAATGACGGTTTGTTCCTCCTGAGGATACTGAAGGAAGCTTCTCACGAGCTGGGTCACATACTCGGGTTAGGACACTGTAGCAACTTGAGGTGTGTTATGAGCTTCAGTAACTCAGTATGGGAGGTTGATAGGAAGAGCTGGTTACCCTGTGAGGACTGTAGGGGGAGGTTGTTATCGTTAGATGCCCAAGCCTCTGCTGAAGGAGTATGA
- a CDS encoding rhomboid family intramembrane serine protease: MITLISSLMGLISFLISVTLLRRYSNVPEVTSLLISVNVGIYFLISPGLVRADNSILISYGSSGFYLISGRYETLITSIFLHANLLHLFLNMYALYVLGRIVEISLGRLKYSALYFLSGISGNLLSAVLDELSVGVGASGAVMGLLGYMVAMEYRFTRRLSPSTLLIAVFVMFGGFSANVDVLAHLGGFLLGLIWGLLRGSGRYAY; this comes from the coding sequence ATGATCACGTTGATCAGCTCACTGATGGGGCTCATCTCCTTCCTAATATCAGTAACACTGCTCAGGAGGTACTCTAACGTCCCGGAGGTCACCTCCCTCCTAATAAGCGTTAACGTAGGGATCTACTTCCTGATATCTCCTGGTTTAGTGAGAGCCGATAACTCCATTTTGATATCTTACGGAAGCTCCGGATTCTACCTAATCAGCGGTAGGTACGAGACCTTGATCACATCCATCTTCCTGCACGCAAACCTCCTGCACCTGTTCCTCAACATGTATGCCCTATACGTCCTGGGGAGAATCGTTGAGATCTCATTGGGAAGGCTCAAGTACTCAGCTCTCTATTTCCTCTCAGGGATCTCAGGAAATCTGCTCTCAGCGGTATTGGATGAGCTTTCCGTAGGTGTCGGAGCCTCCGGCGCGGTAATGGGTCTCCTGGGGTACATGGTGGCGATGGAGTATAGGTTCACCAGGAGGCTGAGCCCCTCGACGCTACTCATAGCGGTATTCGTGATGTTCGGGGGCTTCTCAGCGAACGTCGATGTGCTCGCGCACCTAGGTGGGTTCCTACTCGGATTGATCTGGGGACTCCTTAGGGGATCCGGTAGGTATGCTTACTAG
- a CDS encoding NAD(P)/FAD-dependent oxidoreductase, which produces MRADVLVVGGGIAGSTLASLLSRSGLNVIIVERKRRAGYPHHCSGILGFDAIRELLLFSEDWVLSEVNWSRFISPGGIEVEVDKPLAKVVNRSEMDRETWELALSYGAMGFLSTPFKRLVSRKEALIKGGVVSFDLIVGADGPLSSVAQAHGLPMMEVELGLQRECELSVGDGYVVKVLGGSKFSWIQPWGDHAKVGAIGDVRDPLRSIILENCRSALRSFEGKLIPRKIRSRFRGSGFALVGDAAGQVKPLSRGGVLLAVRAAKLLADELIRGWDHPEKALSIYERNWWRVNGSEIILGRALRSYLEGLSPKDLDSVFRELRECEDALRSFETDHQTSPIRAIPKAKVLKLSLSRPRASLSAAAELVKYLMRW; this is translated from the coding sequence TTGAGGGCCGACGTCCTGGTAGTAGGTGGGGGAATAGCCGGCTCCACCTTAGCCTCCCTCCTCTCCAGGAGCGGCCTCAATGTGATCATAGTCGAGAGGAAGAGGAGAGCGGGCTACCCTCATCACTGCTCCGGGATCCTGGGGTTCGATGCCATAAGGGAGCTCCTCCTCTTCTCAGAGGACTGGGTCCTTTCCGAGGTGAACTGGTCGAGGTTCATCTCACCGGGGGGCATTGAGGTGGAGGTGGACAAGCCCCTAGCTAAGGTGGTGAACAGGTCGGAGATGGACAGGGAGACCTGGGAGCTCGCGTTATCGTACGGAGCTATGGGGTTCCTATCGACACCCTTTAAGAGACTGGTTTCTAGAAAGGAGGCTCTCATAAAAGGAGGGGTTGTTTCGTTCGACCTCATAGTTGGAGCTGATGGTCCTCTATCCTCAGTAGCTCAAGCTCACGGCCTCCCTATGATGGAGGTGGAGCTAGGTCTCCAGCGTGAGTGTGAGCTCAGCGTGGGCGATGGTTACGTGGTCAAGGTGCTCGGTGGGAGCAAGTTCTCCTGGATCCAGCCTTGGGGAGATCACGCGAAGGTGGGGGCGATAGGGGATGTCAGGGATCCCCTCAGGAGCATCATACTGGAGAACTGTCGCTCAGCCCTGAGGAGCTTCGAGGGGAAGCTAATACCTAGGAAGATCAGGAGCAGGTTTCGGGGTAGTGGCTTCGCGCTAGTAGGGGATGCGGCAGGCCAGGTCAAACCGTTAAGTAGAGGGGGGGTCCTCCTCGCCGTCAGGGCCGCCAAGCTGCTCGCTGACGAGTTGATCAGGGGATGGGATCATCCCGAGAAAGCTCTCTCGATATACGAGAGGAACTGGTGGAGGGTCAACGGGAGCGAGATAATCTTAGGCAGGGCTCTGAGGAGTTACTTAGAGGGACTATCGCCTAAGGATCTGGACTCCGTCTTCAGAGAGCTGAGGGAGTGTGAGGATGCCCTCAGGAGTTTTGAAACGGATCATCAGACCTCCCCAATCCGAGCGATACCCAAGGCCAAAGTTCTTAAGTTATCGCTCTCGAGACCCAGAGCATCGCTGTCCGCAGCTGCGGAGCTGGTGAAGTACCTCATGAGGTGGTGA
- a CDS encoding helix-turn-helix domain-containing protein, which yields MENRSIAPGAIQTKFNEHLNYLNKVYPYEDSPFYKLSSSYVKVREVVREIPKLLSDSLSELFISQKQEILNHFSEDVRFLIESGSIRGLDDEEIGILVGFVGDLLDSIYSKVVRRISNDLHRYLKWAPEAGDLNEELIKGCEIRYRELISEIAKAKAERDLYREKAESLEGSLEVATTGKYKILELLERSGRPLKPVEIASELNLSEVTVRKYIRELLIEGLLLKNDKVRPYTYSLGDLNWRARLKARK from the coding sequence ATGGAAAATAGATCGATAGCTCCTGGTGCAATTCAGACGAAGTTTAATGAGCATTTGAATTATTTGAATAAAGTTTACCCTTATGAGGACTCCCCTTTCTATAAGCTCTCGAGCTCGTACGTGAAGGTGAGGGAGGTCGTTAGGGAGATACCCAAGCTCCTCTCGGACAGCCTCTCGGAGCTATTTATATCGCAGAAGCAGGAGATATTGAACCACTTCTCCGAGGATGTGAGGTTCCTGATAGAGTCCGGTAGCATAAGGGGGTTGGATGATGAGGAGATCGGCATTTTAGTTGGCTTCGTTGGAGATCTCCTAGATTCTATTTACAGTAAGGTAGTTAGGAGGATCTCCAACGACCTGCACAGGTACCTCAAGTGGGCTCCCGAAGCCGGAGACTTGAACGAGGAGCTCATAAAGGGATGTGAGATACGCTATAGGGAGCTCATCAGCGAGATAGCAAAGGCCAAGGCTGAGAGGGATTTATACAGGGAGAAGGCTGAGTCATTGGAGGGTTCGCTGGAGGTAGCTACGACTGGAAAGTATAAGATACTCGAGCTCCTCGAGAGGTCAGGTAGGCCGTTGAAACCCGTTGAGATCGCTAGCGAGTTGAACTTGAGCGAAGTCACCGTCAGGAAGTATATAAGGGAGCTGTTAATAGAGGGCCTTCTCTTGAAGAACGATAAGGTGAGACCTTACACTTACTCGCTCGGTGATCTCAATTGGAGGGCGAGGTTAAAGGCGAGGAAGTGA
- a CDS encoding class I SAM-dependent methyltransferase family protein, protein MAYDLIGSRETGAVAVVEVPEGVNPVEVAREIMRRHPHVKSVLRKAGSREGAYRTRPLEVIAGSHETEVIHKEHGYKLKLDPKLVYFSPREATERQIVSELCRDGELILLMFAGVGPYAIALAKRKDVQVVGIEINPVAARYFQENVRLNRLGSRVFPVEGDVSQVVPAMSGRFDRVIMPLPLGAYHYVRYALTSLAGRGIIHFYYWGGEDALREAEALFRREALSLGLEVKLLGYRVISSYAPRINKLRIDFSIRTALLK, encoded by the coding sequence GTGGCTTACGATCTCATAGGTTCTAGGGAGACGGGTGCTGTCGCTGTCGTTGAGGTTCCCGAGGGAGTGAATCCCGTGGAGGTAGCTAGGGAGATTATGAGGAGGCACCCTCACGTCAAGTCAGTGCTGAGGAAAGCGGGAAGCAGGGAGGGGGCTTACAGGACCAGGCCTCTTGAGGTCATAGCGGGTTCCCACGAGACGGAGGTCATTCACAAGGAGCACGGTTACAAGCTCAAGCTGGACCCAAAGCTCGTCTACTTCTCCCCTAGGGAGGCAACTGAGAGGCAAATCGTCTCAGAGCTCTGCAGAGATGGGGAGCTCATCCTACTAATGTTCGCTGGAGTAGGCCCTTATGCTATAGCTCTGGCTAAGAGGAAAGATGTCCAAGTAGTCGGGATTGAGATAAACCCGGTAGCCGCTAGGTACTTTCAGGAGAACGTGAGATTGAACAGATTGGGATCGAGGGTCTTCCCTGTGGAGGGTGATGTGTCTCAAGTAGTACCAGCAATGAGCGGGAGGTTCGATAGGGTCATCATGCCCCTTCCTCTTGGGGCTTACCACTACGTGAGGTACGCTCTGACATCCCTAGCCGGCAGGGGGATCATCCACTTCTACTACTGGGGAGGCGAGGATGCCCTTAGGGAAGCTGAGGCTCTGTTCAGGAGGGAGGCGTTATCCCTCGGGCTAGAAGTTAAATTACTGGGTTACAGAGTTATCTCCAGTTATGCTCCTAGGATAAATAAACTCCGTATAGATTTTTCAATAAGAACAGCTTTACTGAAATGA
- a CDS encoding TatD family hydrolase, giving the protein MMLFDAHCHLEDDSFDHDREEVLARAREAGVIGMVTSPLSPEDVLKALSHFRRSDLVNISIGLDVSEYGDEEEVRRTLELIAANSDEIVAVGEVGLDYRVASLGGPSKERQKEVFRRFIRLAEELDKPLVVHSLWAQRPVLNVLDEEGATRVILHAFGGKQSDVEFAVTRGWFISIPTNVGRSSNIRSVAEVTPLDSMVLESDSPVLAPDPKERNEPANLVHSVNFIAKLKGMFPEEVAEITTKNARKVYYV; this is encoded by the coding sequence ATGATGTTGTTCGATGCGCACTGCCACTTAGAGGACGACTCCTTCGATCACGATAGGGAAGAGGTCCTAGCTAGAGCTAGGGAAGCCGGTGTTATCGGGATGGTAACCTCCCCACTGAGCCCCGAGGATGTTCTCAAGGCCCTCTCCCATTTCAGGAGGAGCGATTTGGTGAACATCTCCATTGGGCTCGATGTCAGTGAGTACGGTGACGAGGAGGAGGTCAGGAGGACCTTAGAGCTGATAGCAGCTAACTCGGACGAGATAGTGGCTGTAGGGGAGGTGGGGTTAGACTACAGGGTGGCCTCGCTAGGGGGTCCGAGCAAGGAGAGGCAGAAGGAGGTCTTTAGGAGGTTCATAAGGCTGGCTGAGGAGTTGGATAAGCCACTTGTGGTTCACAGCCTCTGGGCTCAAAGACCTGTCCTCAACGTCCTAGATGAGGAGGGAGCAACTAGAGTGATACTTCACGCTTTCGGTGGTAAGCAGAGCGATGTCGAGTTCGCCGTAACTCGAGGTTGGTTTATCAGCATACCGACGAACGTCGGCAGGTCCTCTAACATCAGGTCGGTAGCTGAGGTCACTCCCCTCGATAGCATGGTTCTGGAATCCGATTCTCCAGTGCTCGCTCCTGATCCTAAGGAGAGGAATGAGCCAGCTAACCTAGTTCACTCAGTTAACTTCATCGCGAAGCTCAAGGGGATGTTCCCTGAGGAAGTAGCTGAAATCACCACTAAAAATGCTAGAAAGGTGTACTACGTTTGA